AACCTTTTTTGCATTATTACCTCTTAAGGAGtcttttaaagactttttcataaacctacccccaccccataaaatgttaatagcaaaGAAATACTGTGTATTTGTTTATGTACTGTGGTCTCTGGAGCCACAAGTCATTACAATGTTAACGCTTTTCACCCCTCCAGAACCAATGGCCTTGGGGGCAAAACCACTCCTTTGAGTGTGCGGTCTCCAAAAGAACACAGGTCCCAGAAACAGCCTGGCGGTGTGCAGCCACATCGTGGGAAGGACGAGAGAAGGGATGATGACTGGGTTAGTGTTTGTAGGTCTGGGGTCAGCTGGACCAAAATATCCCAACTCTGGACTCCTCTCCATCAGAGGAGGAGGATGAACCAACCTCCCAGGGAGGGGACCGTGATGGCAGGGCTACAGAGGGGAGCGAGCCGTCTCTCAAGTCTGCCCAGAGCAGCGGCACTCAGGAGTAGCTACTCGGACTCCAGCGTCAGGGGAGTCCTGACACACAGCCagcagtgtgtgctaagtcacttcagtcgcgtctgactcagaccccatggactgcagcccgccaggttccactgtccatgggacttcctaggcaagaatacgggagggggttgccatgccctcctccaggggatccttccaacccagggatggaacctgtgtcccctacatctcatgcattggcaggcaggtgcttctagcaccactgggaagcctATACACACAACATCAAATGACCACCTTTGAGGAGATCTGAAGGAACAAGATTCTGCTTGCCTTTTATGCCAGGACCAGAATCCCAATCCCATTCACTCCAGCTAATATTAAGTCTACTTTGACAAGACTCTAAATAGAGGGTCATAGGACCCAGAAAGGTTCTGTCAGATATTAAAGTCTACCACAGGACTAATATTGGCTACAAAAAGTCCAGAGTTTGACTGCATTAACAAAACTAATAATTTATGACAAAAGAGAagtagggatttaaaaaaaaattgacaaacaacagtaaaagaataaaaaaaaaatagtaaaacaatAAATCTTCTATCTTAGGACCCCTATTCCCattcttcaaaaaatttgaaactgtgtttttcagttttaaagtCATACaggcacacactgctatattcaaaatggataaccagcaaggacctactgtatggcacatggaactctgctcaatgctatgtgccAGCCTAGATGGCAGGGGGGTTTGGtggaggatggatacatgtgttgtgtatggctgagtccctttgctattcacctgagaCTACCAGCAACATTGTTCATGGgctatgccccaatacaaaataaaaagtttaaagtttgaaaaaaaaaaaagtaatatatgcACATAATAAACACAATCTTCTTTTTCAAATGGCACAGAATTGAATTGAATGACAAAATACAATTCAGCCTTTCGTCCATCTTGCAATCCCTAGATGGAAACATTGGTAGCAGTCTGTGTATCCTTCAAGAGATTTTCTATGATCCACACAAACATGTAGGTTTTCTAACGCGCTTTTTGTTTTTGGTTAACAATACCACTTGGGCATCCTTTCTGGTAAGCGCACCCCACGTCACCTCCTCCTTCGTAATGGCTACAAGTGTGGCTGAGCTGTATTTACTCAACTTGTTCCTAACAATGGGCACTGAGGTGGTTTTCCACATGCCACTGCCAATGATACTGGGGTCAACATCGTGTTTAATGGTTTAAACGTGACTCAAACGTACAGTTCTCGTTGATTCTCTGAGGTCACTGGCTGGGAAGGAAAAGGGACCAGGAGGCCCAGGGACGTGCTGGCATTCCCAGTGTGtcctgcaggagccacaggtcCCTGCAACACATACCACATTTCACCCCTCAAGAACCAATGGCGAGGAGCCCAGGAGTCAGGCTCCCGGGTCCTTCCTTCATCAGAGCACTATGCTGCCTGTGCGCTCAATGCAAAGAAGTGAAATGAAGATCACACAGTAAGTGCTGCTTAAATGTGAATAGTTAGTGACAAGCTGCTCTCTGAAGAGATAGTGCCAATTTAGGATTGGCAAACATGAGTGCCTCTTTGCTCGTGTTATTATGAAATGTTCTCATCCTTGACAATGTCAGAGTTGAGAACAACACAGGGGGTTGTCTCAATTTGTACTAGAATTATCAGTGAGCattacccccaccccccatcgaCTTAATTGGTTATTTGTATTTAGTTTTCTCCATGATGTCTTTTTTAGGGTACAGGTCTGTGTATTTCAGATATTCTATGACTAATAAAAAACAGAGCATTCATCTTATAGTACGGTACTCACTACATTCTCCCCATAAAAGAGAACCAGGTACACAGCGCAGAAGAATTTATCAGAATGGAGTAAAGCTGATGACGTGCATTACTTGCGACCCGGTAATCCCACTGCCCAGTGTAAAGCACTGAGAAGACTGGCCATCAATGGGAGAGTGGACGGATGGTCACGCTGGTGAACGGGGGCCAGAGAGAAAAGCTACTTGCAGAAGGATCCGCTCACTTCATGCCTCTTAGGTTAAGGTTCAAAATCTAGAACGTTGTTCCTAGTGCTGTGGAGACACACCCGTAACACAAGTAGAACAGGCCCAGGAAGGACCCACAGCCTGACACagggcttcagttgtgtctgccatGTCTGTGGGCAGTGGGCAGACAGACAACTGCTATCttctcaatacttttttttttttttcccactgaagaAATAAGAGTGTTCACCTTATATTCCCAGAGGTTCTGGGGGGGCTTCACGCCCAGGGCTTTCACTCGCTCCAGCTCCGTGAGGATGGCTCTTCGGTGACTGCTGCTTTCTATGGTATATGGTGCTTTAGAAAATTCTTCCTCTGTCAGAGTTAAAAGCAACCTGGGGGGCGGGGTAGAAGCAAACTTTCTAGTCAGAACGCCACCTTATCAACACAAATACACACTTTGGGCTTGAGGTAAGGCACCTAACATATGAAGTAATATGACTAACAGCAAACAAGTGAAAGCTTACTATTTGCCAGGGACTCTCTGAAAACACTTTGCTATATCATCACTGACCCATCTACCAATTCTGCAAGGTAGGTGTTATCATGTCCATTTTGTGGGTGAGAAAACTGGCTTAGACAAATAAAATGACTCACCCAAGGCACACTCAGGAGGACCATTTTGTTCCCACCCTTGATCTTTCAGCTATGCACTCTGACCTTACTATTtttcaaagtgtgtgtgtgtgtgtgtgtgtgtagagagaaaaaaagctaGAAGGAAATCCAATGAAATATCATGATAATAAGAGTAGCTGTTTGGGGGTAGTGATTAAATAAAGATAACAGCAGATACATTATCTGTCCCCTTTCATCAGAAAATATGAATTTACTACCAGTGATTCCTCATTAAAGTACCCCATAAAGGTTTATTCTCCTTCACTCAGCAATGCCAATTTTAGGAAGCTCTCCTCTGGAAGGAAGACAGTTATGCAAAGTACATTGTATTAACAAGGCAGAGAATCTTTCAACCATAATTCCAGGAGGGAGCggggtgaggtgggaggtggggcacCAGGCAGGTTACCTGGGGACACTAGGAAGACAGCCGAGCAGTGAGGACCACATGTCTGATTCAAATGGGTTAGAGAGCAGTGGCTTGGTGGTCTAAGTACATCCCTGTGTGATCCCTCCAAGGAAGGGAGGGACCCAGTAAAGATGGACAGGGCTCAGGAAGGGGCAGGGAGCTTTGCTGATAGGCAGAAGCAGCCTGCCCCATTGCTCAGCGATGAGTGAGTTCCTCAAACTAATGGGTTCCTCCATTTGGACCAATGCAGTTTGGTACTGtccaaagcagaaaaaagaaggaaacaccaCAAATGTGTGTTCGTAGAGATCAATTAATAGACTCtagcatatacacatacatatatacacacacacatatgtatatatatatacatataaacacaggTCTGCTTAGAACAatcatattttccatttaaataaataaataacccacAGTTCTATGTGTAGACCTGtataaacattgaaaaaaatctggaCAGCTGTCCAGCAAGTGGTTTTTTCCTCAAGAGCAGGATGATGAAGTTATTTCATTTAGAAGTTCATTTAAGAACTAATGTCTTATAGTTCcacattattattttgaaataaacacATTACCCTTATAATCGGGAAGCAACAAACAATTAAGATGTCAACCAATGACATAAAATGGTATGGCTGCTTTAGAAAAGTTTAATGGTTCCCTAAAAGGTAAACACAGAGttaccttatgacccagcaattccgcTCCAAGAGTATTGAGTATTGAAAATACAAGTccaataaagtaattagcctccaactaataaaaataaatggaggaaaaaaaaaaagaaaagaaaatacaagtccacacaaaaacctttACACAAGCGATCACAGCAGCAGTGCTCCTAAAAGCCCCCAAATGGAatcaatccaaatgtccatcaactgaagaatgaatgaatgaagaacgGAAATACTCTGAACAGGCAAATCcaggagacagaaagcagaatggtgcgTGCCGGGGGCTGAGAGAGGGGAAAATGAGGACTGACTGCCTTTAGCAGGAGCTTTCTTTTGGGGGGTGATGAGAATGTTCTAAAGCCAGACTGTGGCCATGGCTGCACATATctgcaaatatattaaaaaccatggGTTATACACTTCAAATGGGTGAGTTTCAGGGTATGTGGACAGTATCTCAAAAACACTGTTTCAGAAATGTCAGTGACGCAGCAGCAGATTTTGCTCCTCACCTTCCGTTTACTCTTTCAGATAAGAACCTGTCTCTGTAGAGAGAGGCCCACGGGCCAAGCTGCTCCAGCCAGAGCACCACCTCCTCTGCCGTCCATCTGGCCACAGCCTTGTGGACCAGGAGGTGCCGCTCTGATTCCCTGCTGCTCCAGTGGTACACCAGCAGGACCACCTGGGGAAAAGCGACACGGACCTTACTGCACAGGAAGATCAGAGACGCCAGCTTCCGAGCACACGCGTGTGGGGCCGGGGAGGGAGGACGCCAGGCTGGGAGGTGAGGATGCCAAGCCTGTCGACGTGGAAGTCAGGCCACACCACTGCCACAGGGAGCTGGGAAGCACAACCCTCGGGTGGGCTCACCTCTGCTGATTTTTGGGTTGTTGTCGGGGAACACAGACAGAAATGGGACTCACTGCAAGGCACCTGGGATCACTGCACCCTCGACCCCATCAATTTGGCCAATGTGACTGACCCATGTGCCTTTGCTATTGGAAAATTTGTTAACCGTAAGATTTTCATAGCATGGATAGAACTTAAAAAgaaagagtctttagggtttgaAGTTAGTAAAGTGCTATGCTCAAGACATGGCCTCGGTTCCAGCCCTAACACCTTTCTGCACCAGTTTCCTCCCCTCTAGAGCAGGAATAATGACAGTGTCTATTGCATaggttgtgaagatgaaatgggACAAAATTAACAGTTACTGGGCTCTGAATACCGGACTCTGTAGATACCTGTATAGGCAACATCCCAGGTTTCAACTTACACAGTGAATTACCATGTGCGATCACTTAGGAGTATTTCAACAGAACTGActtcagtggaaacagtgggagggaggggcacaGAGACAGGCACTTACTGCCACCCCAGTCAGAGCTGTGAGCACTCCGGAATAGAAACCCCCTCCCCTGTGCTGGTTCCCCCGGCCTGGGTGGGGAGCGGAAGGCGTCTGATCATTCCCAAACTTCTGAAAGGCTGCAAGACTCTGGACTATGTCGTTATTCTGCTGAATGTCTTCAAATCGCATTCTAATGGCAtcaggaaataatttttcaacGGCGTCCCTatcaagaagagacagaaaaaaaaaaaaaagacagttgtttaactaaatacatttaaaatgtttacaggACAAAATAACACTGATGTCAACATTTAATAATATACCAAGGATTTCCCTGcttgtccagtgattaagaatccaccttccaatgcgggGGATGTGAGTTCGAgacggagaactaagatcccataagctatGCAgccactaagcccatgcatcacaactacttgGCCTGCAGGTCCCAATgaagacctgacgcagccaaaaataaacagatattttaaaaatacatatgccaggattcagaaagaaTGGACAAGAAGGTTGGTTATGGCCCTATTggtaacaacaacaaatcaaaaacATCTACATGTCCACCGTTAAGGAAGCAGCTAAACAAAACACAGCATATTCCTACCGAGGAACAATACAttgttttaaaagtaagtttACTGGATATCACTGGGTATCAAGATGAATAAATTTAATTCAAACATACTGTTTGAATGAAATAGGAAACTGCGGAAACACAGACCATACACAACTGAcgtaagaaaatatttgcatttcctATTGGCACATAAATGTATAAAAGTATCATAATTGAAATTActctgagaaaaaggaagaattgttaagctggggggaggtggggtCAAAAAGGTCTTTATCAGCAatgatctgattttttaaaagaatgtaaatGACTATACATGAACtgcttatattattaaaaattaattcataaaaaagaaaaaaggtgaagCTCAGTTGTAAAAGTTAGACCGACCATCAGGCCATGCTGTAGGGCTCTTTATCTTCAATACACAATTAgagaacctttttttttccacaccaGAGAacccttcttcaatttaagattAACCTGCAGATAAACCGAGACTGACAGGTCAGAGCAAAGTGTTTGCAAATACACTTCCTATGAAAAAGAGAATGCTGGGTtaatgtttttatggaacttcCTGGTACTCTTTTGATAGAGAGAAGGCAACAGAAAGGATTTTAGCCTCATAGACCTCCCAGGAACAGGATGAACATTatgaatagaagaagaaaaaaaaaaagaagaagaagaaggaaaaacccCACCATCTGAAGGTCTTATCTGCTATGTAATGCCACGCATGGGAAACTCTATGAATGTGATAAATGAACAGAGTTTAATCAGAGATTAGGAAAATCAGCATCACACTAATTACTCAGAATCATACAGTTAGACCATTTTCTCTATTAGACCTAGGGTGTTCTCAGTGAACACAAATCAGTCAGAAGTATTACGTACCAAGGGTTACAGAAAATGGTCTGATAACCAGTTTCTTTCTTGCCctcatttataataaataacaGACACATCACGGTCACCTGTGAGGAAGGGAGTCGGGACTTGCAGGCCCTTGAGCCCCTTGACTCACACGCCAGCGGATCCAGAGTGACCCCCGAGGCAGTGGGCTCCACGTCTCTGGCCTTTCGAGACGTGGCTGCTCCCATTAAGAGAAACCAGGCTGTACAAGCCCAGTGAACTACCCATGTGGACTTGAGCATTACCTGAGGAGAATATTGACTTTGGGGAAACCTTCCCATCTTTCTCTGCATTCTGGACACTCTGTTTTCTTTGAAGAGGCCCACCACAGAGCTAGGCAGTGCCGGCAGAAGCTGTGCCCACAGTTCAAGGTGGTGGGGTTAACCAGGATGTCGTAACAGCAGTGGCAGGAGAATTCATTAATGGAAATCTGAGGGCTGGCGCTCTCGAGCGGGTCATTTTTCTCAAGGCTTGCTGCATTCAGATCATTCTGCGGAGACTCCTCCATCTCTTAGCAAATTCTGGAatccatagacatagaaaa
The sequence above is drawn from the Cervus canadensis isolate Bull #8, Minnesota chromosome 32, ASM1932006v1, whole genome shotgun sequence genome and encodes:
- the BFAR gene encoding bifunctional apoptosis regulator isoform X2; this translates as MEESPQNDLNAASLEKNDPLESASPQISINEFSCHCCYDILVNPTTLNCGHSFCRHCLALWWASSKKTECPECRERWEGFPKVNILLRDAVEKLFPDAIRMRFEDIQQNNDIVQSLAAFQKFGNDQTPSAPHPGRGNQHRGGGFYSGVLTALTGVAVVLLVYHWSSRESERHLLVHKAVARWTAEEVVLWLEQLGPWASLYRDRFLSERVNGRLLLTLTEEEFSKAPYTIESSSHRRAILTELERVKALGVKPPQNLWEYKDLREPTWKQWREFLIKYSFLPYQLIAEFAWDWLEVHYWTSRFLIVNAMLLSVLELFSFWRIWSRSELKTVPQRMWSHFWKVSTQGLFVAMFWPLIPQFVCNCLFYWALYFNPIINIDLVVKEVRRLETQVL
- the BFAR gene encoding bifunctional apoptosis regulator isoform X1, encoding MEESPQNDLNAASLEKNDPLESASPQISINEFSCHCCYDILVNPTTLNCGHSFCRHCLALWWASSKKTECPECRERWEGFPKVNILLRDAVEKLFPDAIRMRFEDIQQNNDIVQSLAAFQKFGNDQTPSAPHPGRGNQHRGGGFYSGVLTALTGVAVVLLVYHWSSRESERHLLVHKAVARWTAEEVVLWLEQLGPWASLYRDRFLSERVNGRLLLTLTEEEFSKAPYTIESSSHRRAILTELERVKALGVKPPQNLWEYKAVNPGRSLFLLYALKSSPRLGLLYLYLFDYTDTFLPFIHTICPLQEDGSGEDIISKLLDLREPTWKQWREFLIKYSFLPYQLIAEFAWDWLEVHYWTSRFLIVNAMLLSVLELFSFWRIWSRSELKTVPQRMWSHFWKVSTQGLFVAMFWPLIPQFVCNCLFYWALYFNPIINIDLVVKEVRRLETQVL